The Oncorhynchus mykiss isolate Arlee chromosome 30, USDA_OmykA_1.1, whole genome shotgun sequence genome includes a window with the following:
- the LOC110521551 gene encoding breast cancer anti-estrogen resistance protein 3 isoform X3, translated as MSERCNVLSTLTAALCCFYQKSSVIRAKFSRDKYIMEGPPEKLRKELEDELKLGSEEPRSHAWYHGAIPRQVAENLIQRDGDFLIRDSLSSPGNYVLTCQWKNSPQHFKINKKVVAMNEAYSRVQYLFEKEGFDSVPALVRYYVGNRKPVTEAVGAIVFQPINRALPLRCLEEKYGVACVRVEAGLTLPERKSQTSKRLSLNIMNGHTQDHSLGRGNLLRNKDKCGSQPACLNHVQERRRPLKTHQSESFLPLGSRPQPQLMEHQPSPKSPVFRTGSEPALSPTVPRRMDFETQAGEAIRGSDSQLCPKPPPKPSKVPSIRMPHSPRLQPLAAPAQGPPVPPLKPKKQHVIQALQPLQPPSPEVNYCELSPCSPAELDRLQAPAPGPQPNNNSYVERLRTEESQRSRLDRSSYHHAIEALENGSKEEVEGGGKGGMEEIEETVEEKERSFQRPVFETASAFRPGEFESRLLPAENKPLEMSVLKRAKELLVHKDHHIIAKHILMADCQVARVHGISEEAKGQMGVSSGLELVTLPHGRQLRQDLMERHHTMAIGVAVDILGCTGSLEERSATLNRIIMVALELKDSMGDLYAFSSIMKALDMPQITRLDQTWTMLRRKYTQTAIIYEKSLKPFYKGLYEGTVDMPLTGTTVPLLMPLLMLMERPAVAFEGMELWESNDQGCEILLRHLEEARSVAHNADSYTANTERVLQDFQADEDLLEICKTDFQLRLLWGSRGAAVNQTERYDKFTLILTALSRKLEPAVKHTEL; from the exons TTCTCCAGGGACAAGTACATCATGGAGGGCCCACCGGAGAAACTACGCAAGGAGCTGGAAGACGAGCTGAAGCTGGGCAGTGAGGAACCACGCAGCCACGCCTGGTACCATGGTGCCATCCCcagacag GTGGCAGAGAACCTGATCCAGAGAGATGGGGACTTCCTGATCCGGGACTCTCTGTCCAGCCCTGGGAACTACGTCCTGACCTGCCAGTGGAAGAATAGCCCGCAACACTTCAAGATCAACAAGAAGGTGGTGGCCATGAATGAGGCTTACTCCCGGGTGCAGTACCTGTTCGAGAAGGAGGGCTTCGACAGCGTGCCTGCCCTGGTGCGTTACTACGTTGGCAACAGGAAGCCAGTGACGGAGGCGGTGGGGGCCATCGTCTTCCAGCCCATCAATAGGGCCTTGCCCCTGCGCTGCCTAGAGGAGAAGTATGGTGTGGCCTGTGTCCGTGTGGAAGCTGGCCTGACCCTGCCCGAGAGGAAGAGCCAGACATCTAAACGCCTGAGCCTCAACATCATGAACGGACACACCCAGGACCACAGCCTCGGACGGGGGAACCTGCTTAG GAACAAAGACAAGTGTGGAAGCCAGCCGGCGTGTCTGAACCACGTTCAGGAGAGACGACGGCCCCTCAAAACCCACCAGTCAGAGAGCTTCCTCCCGCTAG GCTCcaggccccagccccagctcatGGAGCACCAGCCAAGCCCCAAGTCTCCAGTATTCAGGACGGGTAGTGAGCCGGCACTCAGCCCCACCGTGCCAAGGAGGATGGACTTTGAGACCCAGGCCGGGGAGGCCATACGGGGCTCAGACAGCCAGCTCTGCCCCAAGCCGCCCCCTAAGCCCAGCAAGGTGCCCTCCATCAGGATGCCCCACTCCCCACGTCTGCAGCCCCTGGCTGCCCCAGCCCAGGGCCCCCCTGTACCCCCACTGAAACCCAAGAAGCAGCATGTGATCCAGGCTCTCCAGCCTCTGCAGCCCCCCAGCCCAGAAGTGAATTACTGTGAACTCAGCCCCTGCAGCCCAGCAGAGTTGGACAGGCTCCAGGCCCCAGCCCCAGGGCCCCAGCCCAACAACAACAGCTACGTAGAGAGGCTGAGGACGGAGGAGAGCCAGAGGAGCAGATTGGACCGCAGCTCCTACCACCACGCCATCGAAGCCCTGGAGAATGGCAGcaaagaggaggtggaaggaggtggaaaaggagggatggaagagatagaggagactgtggaggagaaggagagaagctTCCAACGGCCGGTGTTTGAGACTGCGTCTGCGTTCCGGCCGGGGGAGTTTGAGTCGAGGCTGCTGCCTGCAGAGAACAAACCCCTCGAGATGAGTGTACTGAAGAGAGCCAAAGAGCTGCTGGTCCATAAAGACCATCACATCATCGCCAAACACATCCTCATGGCAGACTGCCAG GTTGCTAGGGTACATGGCATCTCTGAGGAGGCGAAAGGTCAAATGGGTGTGTCCTCTGGTCTGGAGCTGGTGACCTTACCCCACGGCAGGCAGCTGCGGCAAGACCTGATGGAAAG GCACCACACCATGGCCATCGGGGTTGCCGTGGACATCCTGGGCTGCACAGGAAGTCTGGAGGAGCGGAGCGCCACACTGAACCGTATCATCATGGTGGCTCTAGAACTGAAGGACTCCATGGGGGACCTGTACGCCTTCTCCTCCATCATGAAAGCACTGGACATGCCTCAG ATCACACGGTTAGACCAGACCTGGACCATGCTGAGGAGGAAGTACACTCAGACTGCCATCATATACGAGAAGTCTCTCAAGCCATTTTACAAGGGACTGTATGAAGGAACAG tggacATGCCCCTGACTGGCACCACAGTGCCTCTACTGATGCCACTGCTGATGCTCATGGAGCGCCCGGCGGTGGCGTTCGAGGGCATGGAGCTGTGGGAGAGCAACGACCAGGGCTGTGAAATCCTGCTACGCCACCTGGAGGAGGCTCGCAGCGTGGCACACAATGCTGACTCATACACCGCCAACACTGAACGAGTCCTGCAAG ATTTCCAGGCTGATGAGGATCTGTTGGAGATCTGTAAAACAGACTTCCAGCTGCGTCTGCTGTGGGGCAGCAGAGGGGCGGCTGTCAACCAGACGGAGAGATACGACAAGTTCACACTCATCCTGACTGCTCTGTCCAGGAAGCTAGAGCCAGCGGTCAAACACACAGAACTCTGA